One Flavobacterium sp. 90 DNA segment encodes these proteins:
- a CDS encoding Crp/Fnr family transcriptional regulator, with protein sequence MFTQINTAISRYVNFTQEELDIFDSLLYFKEIKKKTIMLQKGEKCSFEAFVVRGCIRKYYIDENGFEVILQFAVENSWISDISFSIYEKDASHVFIETIENSELLIFTPETKEQLFERAPRFERAFRILVQRHLAVTQNRLLHNITCTAEQKYDEFLQVYPTIPLRVPQHYIASYLGISPEFLSKIRTRKLKS encoded by the coding sequence ATGTTTACCCAAATTAATACCGCCATTTCAAGATATGTGAACTTCACACAGGAGGAGCTTGATATATTTGATTCTTTATTGTATTTCAAAGAAATAAAAAAGAAAACCATTATGCTTCAAAAAGGTGAAAAATGCAGTTTTGAGGCATTTGTGGTTCGTGGATGTATCCGAAAATATTATATAGATGAAAACGGATTCGAAGTAATCTTGCAATTTGCAGTCGAAAATTCATGGATCAGCGATATTTCATTTAGCATTTACGAAAAAGATGCCAGCCATGTTTTTATAGAAACTATTGAGAACTCTGAACTTTTGATCTTTACCCCAGAAACCAAAGAGCAGCTTTTTGAGCGCGCGCCAAGGTTTGAGAGAGCTTTCAGAATTTTGGTTCAGCGTCATTTAGCCGTTACTCAAAATCGTCTTCTTCACAATATCACTTGCACGGCAGAACAAAAATATGATGAATTTCTGCAGGTATATCCAACTATACCATTGCGAGTGCCACAACATTATATTGCTTCTTATTTGGGTATTTCGCCAGAATTTTTATCAAAAATTAGAACCAGAAAACTTAAATCCTAA
- a CDS encoding AraC family transcriptional regulator, with translation MSKIDKKEMPDFYDTVKVMGSNFSEGHVGDEDFSLIISKILHPKERLPWTYTLHRSTFFVIGIVIDSYGSMRYEDLTVDIKPNMLFMNKPGDLQELKWEEVTETYGLLFSEDFIKKYAGISIYKTFPFLLFERHLPLHTSAEFQQELKTIILLIYQELKKDSPLKKKLCANLLTRILLKIKQEFWAGYSVHNVESRNSDILNDFTQNLEYHYDQLLKGKVKQILHIKDYAEMQQLHENYLSTIIKEKTGKTAGQLISEKTLFVAKILIQDSQFTMKEIGYMLGFSYTSYFSIFFKKHTGVTPLDYRKKSLSN, from the coding sequence ATGAGTAAAATAGATAAAAAAGAAATGCCCGATTTTTACGATACCGTAAAAGTCATGGGGAGCAATTTCTCTGAGGGACACGTGGGTGACGAAGATTTCTCATTAATAATTTCAAAAATATTACATCCAAAAGAAAGGCTTCCATGGACATATACATTGCATCGTTCCACTTTTTTTGTAATTGGAATTGTTATTGATTCTTATGGCTCGATGAGATACGAAGATTTAACTGTAGATATTAAGCCCAATATGTTGTTTATGAACAAACCAGGAGATCTACAGGAATTAAAATGGGAAGAAGTGACCGAAACCTATGGATTGTTATTTTCAGAAGATTTTATTAAAAAATATGCCGGAATTTCTATTTATAAAACGTTTCCTTTTTTGTTGTTCGAAAGACATTTGCCGCTACATACCTCCGCAGAATTTCAGCAAGAGCTAAAAACTATTATTTTATTAATTTATCAGGAATTAAAAAAAGATTCACCTCTTAAAAAGAAATTATGTGCCAATTTGCTTACCAGAATTTTACTTAAAATAAAACAGGAATTCTGGGCAGGATACAGTGTGCATAATGTAGAATCTCGAAATTCAGATATTTTGAACGATTTTACACAAAATTTGGAGTATCATTATGATCAACTGCTAAAAGGTAAAGTTAAACAAATTCTGCATATTAAGGATTATGCCGAGATGCAGCAACTTCACGAAAACTATCTGTCAACTATTATTAAAGAGAAGACTGGAAAAACGGCTGGTCAGTTAATCTCCGAAAAAACGCTTTTTGTAGCAAAGATTTTAATTCAGGATTCTCAATTTACTATGAAAGAAATTGGATATATGTTAGGATTCAGCTACACTTCCTATTTTAGTATTTTCTTTAAAAAACATACCGGTGTTACTCCTTTAGATTACCGCAAAAAAAGTTTATCAAATTAA
- a CDS encoding AraC family transcriptional regulator: MIPQLTTISKYKDQIDFLNLTFHDYIDNDEFSIVKVHEWDLKFPFHSPTFRSDYYSFTIVIKANGSFTVGDNKFELRPNHVVVTCPDSFFKIDWTDMEKVYNITFQKSFILKYFPGGINNILDFDAKNGYCCCLPKDTMNYFEQTCLEIYEAATSDACYKEELMANMALNLLFLVQLEQENEIISKKNNEKNNKIIIDFRQNMENNFNELINGNCSVLMRIKEHAQIQNLDENYLCKIITNGTKKTVNEWINEKLIDEIKYLLKYSEKPMKDIAFLFGFSDLNYFYSFFKTQTLCAPGVYRKQFQNSFPD, translated from the coding sequence ATGATACCACAACTAACCACTATTAGCAAATACAAAGACCAGATTGATTTTTTAAATCTTACTTTTCATGATTATATAGACAATGATGAGTTTTCGATCGTAAAAGTTCATGAATGGGATCTGAAATTTCCTTTCCATTCGCCAACTTTTAGATCTGATTATTATAGTTTTACTATTGTCATTAAGGCAAATGGCAGTTTTACTGTAGGCGATAATAAGTTTGAATTACGTCCCAATCATGTGGTAGTAACCTGTCCCGATTCCTTCTTTAAAATTGATTGGACAGATATGGAAAAAGTTTACAATATAACATTCCAAAAATCTTTCATTTTAAAATACTTTCCAGGCGGCATTAATAATATATTGGACTTTGATGCTAAAAATGGTTATTGCTGCTGTCTGCCTAAAGATACAATGAACTATTTTGAACAAACTTGCCTTGAAATATATGAAGCAGCCACTTCAGATGCATGTTATAAAGAAGAGCTTATGGCAAACATGGCACTTAATCTTTTATTTTTAGTACAATTAGAACAGGAAAATGAAATAATATCAAAAAAAAATAATGAAAAAAACAATAAGATCATAATTGATTTTCGCCAAAATATGGAAAATAATTTTAACGAATTGATTAATGGTAACTGTTCCGTCCTGATGCGTATTAAAGAACATGCACAAATACAAAATCTAGATGAAAATTATTTATGCAAAATCATAACGAACGGGACTAAAAAAACAGTAAATGAATGGATAAACGAAAAACTAATAGATGAAATTAAGTATCTGCTAAAATATTCCGAAAAACCGATGAAAGATATCGCTTTTCTTTTTGGTTTTAGTGATTTGAATTATTTTTACAGCTTTTTCAAGACCCAAACACTATGTGCTCCAGGAGTTTACAGGAAACAATTTCAAAACTCATTTCCTGATTAA
- a CDS encoding helix-turn-helix domain-containing protein: protein MKKEIPIFKTPKEISDWFGLPSTELISNDFMIQEIDKWNKNKLLTVPDNYKANFFTILIINKGSATHLFNDKIIKLEASGIFLTCPGHYRNYKFDHLTEAHFISFTEKFLASHCFSDIYKEFPFLLSESLIYTKADPENYDAITYNTNQIKREIQRNPEQKMLLIGNMVEFLLIKIKELFQNPLHPFTDNSNSTVNTFYKDLGNYFNEIVQGKKPKQLKTKDFADLQFLNEDYFSRVIKTKTGRTPTTWINSRLLLEVKLLLTETSMPITEIADLFQFTNSRYFNFYFKSQTTLTPAFYRKSLHKS from the coding sequence ATGAAAAAGGAAATCCCCATATTTAAAACGCCAAAAGAGATTAGCGATTGGTTTGGACTGCCCTCAACGGAATTAATAAGCAATGATTTTATGATTCAGGAAATTGACAAATGGAACAAAAATAAATTACTTACTGTTCCTGATAATTATAAAGCCAATTTCTTTACCATTTTGATAATTAATAAAGGTAGTGCAACACACCTTTTTAATGATAAGATAATAAAATTAGAAGCATCCGGTATTTTTCTAACTTGTCCAGGACATTATCGTAATTATAAATTTGATCATTTAACTGAAGCCCATTTTATCTCTTTTACTGAAAAATTTCTTGCCAGCCATTGCTTTTCGGATATATATAAAGAATTTCCTTTTTTGCTTTCTGAGTCATTAATTTATACAAAAGCAGATCCAGAAAACTACGACGCAATAACGTATAATACAAACCAAATTAAAAGAGAAATTCAACGTAATCCTGAGCAAAAAATGTTACTAATTGGTAATATGGTTGAATTTCTGCTTATTAAGATTAAAGAACTTTTTCAGAATCCATTGCATCCTTTTACTGATAATAGTAATTCAACAGTAAATACCTTTTATAAAGATTTGGGAAATTACTTTAATGAAATAGTACAAGGAAAAAAACCAAAACAATTAAAAACCAAAGATTTTGCAGACTTACAATTTTTAAATGAAGATTACTTTTCCAGAGTAATAAAAACTAAAACAGGAAGAACCCCAACTACATGGATAAATAGCAGACTTCTACTTGAAGTTAAATTGTTATTAACCGAAACATCTATGCCAATAACCGAAATTGCCGACCTATTTCAATTTACCAACAGTCGTTATTTTAACTTCTACTTTAAAAGCCAAACTACACTCACACCTGCTTTCTACAGGAAAAGTTTACATAAAAGTTAA
- a CDS encoding RidA family protein yields MKTVLKKLRLMSIGITLAFTIQSCGQKEKEFEDQTKDKAVIVNERPEYFLLRPEVEKAYGYSHAVKIGNTIKISGAVSFDDKGKPTAKGDLEQQMKNSYADLDKILKHYGCTFDDVVMENIFTTNMPLFLEVSGYRKEIYKKNFPTGSWLGVKELAFPELMIEIELEVYKAQ; encoded by the coding sequence ATGAAAACCGTATTAAAAAAATTAAGATTAATGTCAATAGGTATTACATTGGCATTTACAATTCAAAGTTGTGGTCAAAAGGAAAAGGAATTCGAAGATCAAACTAAAGATAAAGCAGTTATTGTAAATGAGAGACCGGAATATTTTTTACTTCGTCCGGAAGTTGAAAAGGCTTATGGTTATTCGCATGCAGTAAAAATAGGCAATACAATTAAAATTTCTGGAGCTGTGAGTTTTGACGATAAAGGGAAGCCTACAGCAAAAGGTGATTTGGAGCAACAAATGAAAAATAGCTATGCCGATTTGGATAAAATATTAAAGCACTACGGTTGCACATTTGATGATGTAGTGATGGAAAATATCTTCACAACCAACATGCCATTATTTCTTGAAGTCTCAGGATATAGAAAAGAAATCTACAAGAAAAATTTCCCAACTGGGTCTTGGCTTGGAGTAAAAGAACTGGCATTTCCCGAATTAATGATAGAAATAGAATTGGAAGTTTATAAGGCACAATAA